The genomic interval AAGGTCCGCCTTGATCTGCTTCATACAATCTCAGAATCTTTTCCGGCTGTACAGGACTCCCTGCTGAGATTCCAGCATGATCTGAAGGATGTTTTAGAGCATTACAACGGACTCCTGAAGAAGAGCTGTCCCTGGACTGTGATCTCTATGGGTGAATCACTGGGCTGCAGCAGTAAGGTATTCTTTCAGCTCCCCTTTGTGAGCAGGAAAAGCATGATTCTGGAACAGATGAATCATCTGCAGAAGGGACTGTATTCATCGGACAGGCGAATCCCTGCCGCATTTTTCAAACCACTTCAAGACAATCTGAAAAATGGGATAATACTGAAAGGCCACGGAATTATTTTCCAGAAAAAAGGAGAACAGCTTATTCTCAGCCTTTTGCCGGATAATGGAAAAGAAGAGAGTCACTATTCTGTTTTCTATCTGGATAAAGAACATCCTTACGAGACCGAATCATATATTATTGAATTATCTACTGCCTCTGAGTTGCAGGAAGGTGACCATATCCTTAGTATTATTGACATTAATCCCGATACAGAAAGCATCAGTACTCCTGTAATCAGAAGGGCTCTGGGGAAGTCAGAACTCAGGAACTTTCCAGTAAAAATTAAAGACGCCGATCTACTCCTGTTCTGCGGAAACAGGTCTGTCTGTGCCCTTAATTCACAAAAAATGATCCTACCGAAAAACGGAAAATTAAAAAAAATAAGCAATATTGACAGTAAGAGTAATGTTCTATGTGTTATAATTAGGGGTAGAGGTCATTATGCCCCAGGATGATAACGGTAATAAAAACAATAACGACAATTTCAATTTCAACAATAACCGCTCTGCCCTCATGTTTCTGGGTATTCTCATTCTTTTTTTCATGTTCTTCTTCTCTTTTTCAACACAGGGTGAGATGAATGAAATTCCCTATTCCATGTTCCTCGAATATGTGAATAAAGGGATGATCTATGATGTTCAGATTCTGGATCAAAAGGAAATCGAGGGGCGTTATATAAATCCTTCGGATAATCAGCGAAGCGGGATGTCCTTCAAGACGGTCATTCCCTATTACGATGATAATCTTATGGGCCTCCTTATTGATAAGGGAGTAAGCATCAAAGGGGGAGATAAAACCATTTCTCCCGCTATCATAATGCTGCAGCTACTCCCCTGGGCCATCAGTTTTCTCTTTATCTGGTGGATGTTCCGCTCCATGCAGGGCGGAGGAGGGAATAAGGCCTTCAGTTTCGGAAAGAGTAAAGCCAAACGATATGATCATGGTAAAGACAGCATCACCTTTGATGATGTAGCCGGTCAGGATGAATCTAAATTTGAACTGATGGAAGTTGTCGACTTTCTCAAACATCCGGAAAAATTCACTAAAATCGGCGCTAAAATACCCAAGGGAGTTCTTCTTGTAGGAAATCCCGGTACGGGAAAGACACTACTGGCAAAGGCTGTGGCCGGTGAGGCCGAAGTGCCGTTTTTTCATATGTCAGGTTCCGACTTTGTAGAGATGTTTGTGGGTGTTGGTGCCAGCCGTGTAAGAGATCTTTTTGAACAGGGACGTAAAAATGCACCATGTATCCTGTTTATAGATGAAAT from Oceanispirochaeta sp. M1 carries:
- the tilS gene encoding tRNA lysidine(34) synthetase TilS; translated protein: MKSIPERIEGEFLSSLTSLTEGITEPFRIIAAFSGGPDSTALLLLLSQFQKQFSYDLAAAYVNHGIRSPEECSDEEEQVESICRQLGIPLYKKRCSPGFLEHYSKLKSCGLEAAARTYRYHHFEKIAAQSGGAVLFALGHNQNDQAETILMRLFSGSSLEGLKGIPVKRDRYIRPLLNTDRVDIEKYLVNRDIIPVIDKSNLKTDFLRNKVRLDLLHTISESFPAVQDSLLRFQHDLKDVLEHYNGLLKKSCPWTVISMGESLGCSSKVFFQLPFVSRKSMILEQMNHLQKGLYSSDRRIPAAFFKPLQDNLKNGIILKGHGIIFQKKGEQLILSLLPDNGKEESHYSVFYLDKEHPYETESYIIELSTASELQEGDHILSIIDINPDTESISTPVIRRALGKSELRNFPVKIKDADLLLFCGNRSVCALNSQKMILPKNGKLKKISNIDSKSNVLCVIIRGRGHYAPG